TTCCACCTTGGTCGGCATCGGAACAGGACCCTCCCTGTCGTGCCTGCGACTTGAGGCCTGgctccagaccctgcatcccaaATCCAGTTCAGCTTtactgcagagtccagcccaggactgccgggtgcctgccctgcagctgctgcaccaaCCCTGCACTAGcccaggaaattcaagattggatTTGTGTATtccttattattttctctattgaTTAGTAGCGTTAGTAAAgcgtttttaactttttccaccttgcaagtctctctcccttttcctcctattccctttccttagCGCGGAGGGtggggggttaacagagagcatctgccacagtttattttcACCCTGCAGTCAACAGTGACATTGGGCCCAGTGAGGTGCTCTGGACAAGGGGCGCACCTCAAATAGGCAAGAAGGGGACACATCAAGGCCTGTGCACGTTTGGACAAGAAACACCACCCCAGCGTTATCAAACATCCCGAAAAAGTCCAACAAGCCctaaaaaacacagcagaagccCAGGACTGCTCACTGCTCTCCTACAACCACCACAACTGGAACAGGACACTCCTGCCTGTGCTCTCACACCAGCGCCCATGGGAACCTGCCTCATTACACAGAGCACGTTGTCCCGAGCCTTCTCCATCCCAACACATCCttagaaaacaacaagaaacaCCCCCAAACACCAATACCAAACATGGTCCAAACCAACCAGCACACACCAGCACAGCATGCCCCATGAAGAAAACTACCCACtcaccaccagcaccagctgctccttcGCCCTCCAAACACCACCCTTAAAACACCTGCTGCGGGTGCTTTGCCCTCCCCAGGTAGCCTGAGCAAGACAACACACAAGTTCAGCAGCTCTGGGCTTCTCCAACACACCTCACACAGCTTGTTCTCCAGGCTCGGTCACACCATCTTCACCACCACGTCACCGCAAGGACACTGCTCCGTGCAAACACACACGGGGAATTCCCATGTAGCTGGAGAGCGAGAAAACAAGCAGCACCAGATACATTCAGGTAAACAGCACAACCCCTCCAGATGCAGCTCCCAGGTTGTATTACAGTCCTCCGGATGTTCCTTCCAGCCAGAAATACCCTCGCTGGATCTGCTTTATCTGAGGTGGCTCAAGAAAGGAAACCCTCCTCACGTACAAACACAGAGGAGGAGAGGTACTAACACGAGCTGGAACACAAGGACTTCCAacatgaaagaataaaacattattACTCTCTCTACCATGAAGGCAAAACAACCCCACAGGAGGGATCAGGGAGGTTGTGCGATGTCCGTTGCTGGAGATATATCCAAAAGCATCACTGGACAAGGCCCGGAGCAACCTCCTCTGACACCACCTGCCCTAAGCAACACATTGGTTTGGTGATCTCCAAGATGAAGTAgaccatggaaaaaaaataggtaaacCAATGGAAACGCATGATGCACGTACagcaattaaaaaccaaacaaaccaaacctcaccaacaaacagaattaaacagAGAGGGAAACAGAGAAGTTGCAGTAGTGTAACAGAAGGTGTAACACCCCGCAAACACTAACAAGTGCAATAATTGCACTTTCGGCAGAGGACTTCTTCCCCTGTGCAGCATAAGGTGACAGTGGTCATGAAAACttctcaaaaggaaaacagagaaatcccCATATATAAAGAACTTCTGGGTGCATCTCTTTCACTCTTCAGTAAGCGACAGCTTAGCaaagcttaggaaaaaaactcttatctctgtctcttctctttcttcagatacagggcagataaaactaacaggAGGCAATGTAGGGCCACTGATGAATGAGCTGGGtgccctgctgacagaagacacagagaaggcagagttcctgaacgccttctttgtctctgtctgctctgctggaggctggcctgaggagccccgtacccctgaggccccacaggaaggcaggacaatggaggagtttgccatGGTTGATggggactgggttagggagcaaagAAGCAAGCTGGACATGCATAAATCcgtgggtccggatgggatgcacccgcgggtgctgagggagctggctgaggtcgtTGCTGAACCACTccccatcatctttgccaagtcttgggagacgggagaggtgcctgaggactggaggaaagcaaatgtcacgccagtcttcaaaaagggaaagaagaaggaccTGGCTAACTAGATCAGTCAGCCTCATCgccatccctgggaaggtgatgggacAACTTATCCTCGGTGCCATCCCAAGGCaaatcagggataagagggtcatcagggggcagtcaacatggcttcaccaaagggaagtcatgcttgaccaacctcattgactcttatgaagacataacaagatggatggatgatggcagagcggtggacgtggtctaccttgacttgagtaatgCATTTGACACACTCGGCCACAGCAGCCTCAccgctaaactgagggagtgcggtctcgATGACTGGGTAGTGATGTGGACCgcaaactggctgaagagaaGAAGCCCGAGAGTCGTGATCAATGAGGTGGAGTCTAGCTGGAGGGCTggatctagtggagtgcctcaagggtcagcaCTGGGGGCTATattattcaacatattcatcaatgatttagacgaggggatagagtgcactatcagcaagtttgctgatgacaccaagctgggaggagtggctgacacgccagaaggctgtgctgccatccagagacctggacaggctggagagttgggtggggagaaatttaatgaaatgcaaCACGAGAAAGTgaagagtcttgcatctgggcagaaacaaccccaggttccagcagAAGTTGGGGAacgatccattagagagcagtgtaggggaaaaggacctgggggtcctggtggacagcaggatgaccatgagccagcactgtgctcttgtggccaggaaggccaatggcatcctgggctgtatttgaagggggtggttagtaggtcagagaggttctccttcccatctactctgccctgctaagaccacatctggaatattgtgtccagttctgggcccctcagttccagaaggacagggaactgctggacagagtccagcgcagggcaacaaagaggATGAacagagtggagcatctccctcctgaggaaaggctgagggagctgggtctctttagcttggaaaacaggacactgaggggtgacctcattaatatttacaggtatataaagggtgagtgtcacgacgatggagccaggctcttctcggtgacgaccaatgataggacaaggaatAATGGGGACAacctggaacacaggaggttccactgaactttgagaagaaacttcttctcagtgagggtgacagatattggaacaggctgcccagcagggttgtgcagtctcctactctgcagacattccaacccgcctggacaccttcctgtgtaacctcatctgggtgttcctgctccggcagggggattggactggatgagcttttgaggtcccttccaatccctcacactctgtgattctgtgaacacaaTGAAGTTCAAACTGAGGAAAGGAAAGTGAATACATTGCAGAAGCTTCAGCAAAAAACATTCAGTGCTCAAGTGCCCAGACCCACAGCCACCTCCTCAAAGGACATCTGGACAGAGAGAGCTCCTGAGATTCCTGAGACACATCTCCTATAACCCCAGAATGCGAACAGTAATGATgtaattcaaaggaaaaaaaaagatatagaaactaaaaaaacccacaaaaataagCGGAGTATTACACAAGGAAAAGagactaagaaagaaagggaaattcaGTGAAACACAACAGGCACAAGTGCTCacgagaggaaaaggaaaaaccacaaacacatcACTACGTGTCACCACGACCCCAGCGCTTTCGAGTCCCCCGCTCAACCACCACTGCAGCCAACCTGCCCCCAACACACCAGCAGCAAAGCACCAACACCGCCCGCCCCGCACACGGACACCCCACCAACGCACTTCCCCAAGACCACCACGGCCACCAGCCACCGCTGGAAACCACGGCCGGAAACTCGCCGCACTCAGAAAGCCAGGAAGGGAAACCGCGGCACCACATAAAGCCAGCgagccagcagcagcccaagCACAGCGCCCACCCGCACCACCAGCCAGCCTGACCGggctcctgcccagcaccacccagcagcacccacagccccaccatGGCTGCGCCACACACCCCACGGCCCCGCCTGCCGCACGGCGCCCCGgcgctcctgctcctcctcacgGCTctcgccgccgccaccgcctgCCACCACCTGCGGCCCCGCCACGCCACCTTCCCCTGGGacagcctccagctcctccgggccatggctcccagccccacacagccctgccaccaccagcacGCGCCCTCCTTCCCCGACACCCTCCTCAACACCCCCCGCTCCCAACAACCCGCCGCCGCCCTCACCATCCTCCAGCACCTCTTGCAAATCCTCAGCAGCAACAGCATCCCCCAACACTGGCACAACCAGGCACGGGAACACCTCCTCAACAGCCTCCAccaccacagccagcagctccagcagtgcCTGACGCCCAACAGGATGCTCTTCCGAACACAAGGACCCCGCAACCTGCTGCTCACCATCGACAAATACTTCGGCGACATCCAGGACTTCCTCCGCAACCACAACCACAGCGCCTGCGCCTGGGACCACGTCCGCCTCCAAGCTCACGACTGCTTCCAGCACCTCCACAACCTCACCAGCACCACCCCCAATTAGAACAGCCACCTCCAACAACCCGCAGGGCCCCACGCAGACAGCCCTCGCCACCGCTGGACCACTGCCGCACACCGCCCCAACCCACCTCCATCCTCACGCCTTCCCTGACCCACGGCAAGAGCTGCTGCCACAAcggccctgcacccccagcctccaCTCACCGCTCCCCTATTTATACACCTTCCTCTATTTATTTGGACAATGCTTTTATCTATTTATTCACCTATTTATTCAACACGTAATAAAAACCTGGTGCAAAAAGCTTGTTGGTGTCTGTCGTCTCAGGAGCACAGCAACGAGCCTTCGGGGTGAGGGGAAACCGCCTACACTCAACACCTACCCCAAATCCGCTCCAAACAGGGCTCTGCACATCCCCTGTCCACTCTCCTCTTTGACACCTCTCCAAGGAGGCTttttcagagaatcacagaatgtcaagagttgaaagggacccacaaggatcacagagtccaactcctgtccctgcacaggacaaccccacagttcacaccatgcgtctgagggcattgtccagtctctgcttgaacactgtcaggcttggggctgtgacacctccctggggagtctgttccagtgtccaccaccctctggctgaagaaccttttcctaatgttcaacCTGAACATCCCGAGGCAGATCTTTCTGCcgttccctcaggttctgtcattgggtTCCGTCTCTTCTCTAAAAAGAAGACTTTGGTGCCTGCCCCACCTCCTCCCCTcgtgaggaagctgtaaccgCCAGGAGGTCTCTCCTCAGtgtcctccaggctgaacaaacccagcgacctcagccgctcctcatacggcttcctctccaaacctttcaccaacttcgtagcctcttctggacaccctCCAGTGCCTTTATACCTTTTCTATCCtgtgctgcccagccctgcacacggtgctccaggtgaggccacaccagtgcagagcagagcgggacaaccacctccctgcccggctggcaatgctgtgctggatgaaCCCAGGACACAGTAGCCGTCCTGGCTGACAGGACAccctgttggctcatgttcaacttgtcgACAACCAGAAACCCCAgatcccccctccgccccacattctgtatgtacagccagagTTGCCGTGtgccaggtgcaaaatccagcacttgacCCTTTCGAACTtaatgtggttggtgattgcccaggtCTACAGTtcatccagatccctctgcagggcctctgcCATCAAGAGCATCAACAGCTCCcaccaattttgtgtcatcagcaaatgtactaagcaatccctcaagtcctgagtctaagtcatttattaAGGCATTGAAGAGCGTGGCCCTAAGACGGATCCCAGGGGAACCCACTTGCCACCCGTCGCCAGCCCAACATAACTCCATTTagtagaaccctttgagcccggccTGTCAGCCAACTGCTCACCCTCTGCATTGTGTGTTCATCCAGCtggtgctggacatcttgtccaggaggatactgtgagaggcagcagcaaaggcttCACTGAAATCCAGAAAGATCACACTGACAGGCTTCCCTCCGTCAGCTAGGTGGGGAACCTTGTCACAGAAAATACTGAGTTTGTTAAACAGGACGTTCAACTCAAGAACCTGTGCTGCCTCTGACCAACGACTGcgttgtcattcagatgtttttcagtaactcccagaacattcttctccatgattttgccaggaacagaaaTGAGGTTGACCGGCCTGTAGCTGtcagggtcatccctgttgccatTCTTCTGGATTGGGTCAACGtatgccagcttccagtcaactgagacctctccagattcccaggaaCACTAGAAAATCACATCAGGCCACCCTGCCTTACAGGcatccagctgcagcaggaaatCCTGTACCAGTTCCAGATGCGTTGGAAGTTTATTCTTCACGCAGCCATGGTTCTCTAAGCCAGGGCTGCGGGCGCCCCCAAGTCCATCTTTGGTGTTGAAttccaaggcaaagaaagcaatgaactaataaggtgaccatgctcatTGAGTAATGGgacaatgttatttctagtttgccttttgccattaacATATCTTAAAAAGCCCTTTTGattgtccttcacagtactGGCCGGCTCCAATTCTAACTGGGCTCTGGCCATGCAAATTTCCTCCCTACAGGGCCGAGAAACGTCTCTCCAGTGCTCCCATGACGCCTGACCTTCCTTCCACTGACCATAGAATTCCTTCTCGCATCCTATTTCAAGATGAAGATCCCTGCTCAAACAAGTTGCCTTTGTGCCTCGCCTGCTACATTTCTTGGCATTTGGGAATTGCCTGCTCTTGTACTTTTAGCAGGTGGTACTTCAAAACTGACCAACACTGACAGACCCCAACACCTTCAAAAGCTGCTTCCCAAGAAATCCTACTCAGTAGCTGTCTGAGCAGCCCAAATTCTGCTCTCCTCATATCTAGAGCTGAGGTCTTGGTGGCAGTTTTCCTCCCATCAGCCAAGATGTTCAACCTGACCGCTTTATGGCTGCTGTGGCCAAGGGCGCCACCAGTTGCCACTTCTCCTACAAAAGCTTCTCTGTTACTGAGAATAACATCTAAGAGGGCACATTTCCCAGTCAATTCCCTGACTACCTAGAACAAGACGCTATCGTCCAGATGCTTCAGGAATCTTCCGGACCTGTTGGTGCCAGCTGTGTGATAGCCTCAGTTGACATCTGGCAACTTGAAGGCCCCATAAGGACAAGGGCAGATGACCTGGAGGCTTCGCTTAGCTCATTAAAGGATAACTGATCAGTGTCACCATCCTGGTTGGGTGCCCTACAGCGGACTCACTTCATGACCCTTATTCCTTACCCAGAGGGTCCCAACTTTGCCATTGCCAATCGCTCCATGCACTCCAGCCCCTCCGGTACACACAGCGCCAGCTCCTACCCGGCCTGTCCCTTCTCAATAGCTGTACCCGTCCACCACGGCACACCACTCACAGGATTCATCCCGCCAGGTTTCACCGccctcagctgctctctccTTGACACCGCTTGAAAACACCTTGTGGCACAAACTGCTCCACGGCAACACACACAAAGTGCAGCCATGGACCTCCAAGGTCAGCTACCTCCTGCAGTGACAGCACCCAGGGACGTCACATCTTCCTGTACGTGCCAGCACCCCAAGCACAGCACCCACCAACACAACGCTGCCTGACAAGACCAGGGCTCCCAGCCCGACAACACCACACACCTTTCCCCTGCTCCAAAACCTTTCGCAAAGCTCACGGCAGCCCCTCttacaccagcaccaccacaaGATCCTTGCTCAGgaagggacacaaacacctca
The Columba livia isolate bColLiv1 breed racing homer chromosome Z, bColLiv1.pat.W.v2, whole genome shotgun sequence genome window above contains:
- the LOC135577411 gene encoding interferon-like; this encodes MAAPHTPRPRLPHGAPALLLLLTALAAATACHHLRPRHATFPWDSLQLLRAMAPSPTQPCHHQHAPSFPDTLLNTPRSQQPAAALTILQHLLQILSSNSIPQHWHNQAREHLLNSLHHHSQQLQQCLTPNRMLFRTQGPRNLLLTIDKYFGDIQDFLRNHNHSACAWDHVRLQAHDCFQHLHNLTSTTPN